Within Vicia villosa cultivar HV-30 ecotype Madison, WI linkage group LG1, Vvil1.0, whole genome shotgun sequence, the genomic segment GATATGGTATTTAACTGCTGTCTGTATGGTATTTAACTGCTGTCTGTTTAGTTTTTTCCTCATTTTTTTATCTTTATAGATCGGATAGATATTTTGCCAATTATATTGTCATTCTCTTTCAAAAAGTTAACATTTAACAGCTTGGTTAACTACTGTTTTACCTCAAATCCCACTTTCTCCCTCTATTACCTATTTACCCTGTCACTATATCTATCTCAACTGGAAAATTTCAGATGCATAGGAGTTCTGTAGATAATAAGTTCACTAACAATAGCAAGACCCTATCGACATGACATGACCTTCAGAGCAGCTTAGATATCCTAtggcaaaaatacaacaaaaatgaaaaattacataAAGGCGTCCTAACCTGATTTTAGGCTAAGGCagtatttttttggttttcttttctggCAAAATCTTAGATATATTTTAAGAAAACCAAATTGAAAGCCagaattaaagaaagaaaaaaaaaaaactaccgcAGCAAGTCAAAAATTATCTCCCGGTTTTTCAGCAGTAATATCTTATCAGCTGTTATAAGTGTTCTGTTTTTCCAAATTGGACTTTGGCACTAAGACTATATTTTCCTGAATAATTACCATGACGGGGACAGTGAAACTAGGTTCCCTCTCATATAATTGATCAAATATAAATCATACGCATCCATTCCAACCACATAGGATTGAAATAGAGGCATAGAATTGCCTTCCAAATAACAAGATGGACAGCCCACCAAAAGCAAAGGAACTCACAGGAAACTAGTCTTGTTTGGATAAACAGCTATATTAAGTGCTTGTAGCATAACTGATTATCTTATAAGTGCTTATCTATAAGTTATTtgtataacaaaagataaaataaaggcagaatatTTTCAGATAAACTAAAAGTTGTAATTTATCCTACAGAAGTTATGGAAATAAGCTGAAAAGAACTTAGGTACATATCTAGCCGTTTTCGCAAGCCCTCCCAAACAGTCTCACGAGCTTATGCAAGTAGATAACATAAAAAAAGCTAATCTAAACAAACACCACTATATTGAAGAGAACAGATAAAAATGAATTACCAAATGCAGATTGTTGAGGAGGCAGAGCTTCTCCATAGATTGCTTGGAGTCTTTCCAAAGGAACCGGGGCCGAATCAGTTGCGGCTTCAGCATAAAGCTGCTGCTTCCAATCCCAGAGAGTCTTTCTAATGGATTTATTGGATTTGGTTAGAGATTCCTTCTCGGCCTCTAAAGCTTCAACAGTATTTTGCTGATTCCAAGATCTCAGTCCCAGTAATGCAAAAGACGAAAACAAACCAACATTTATCACTGTATTGTTGTCTGAAGCTCTCTTAGCTATGTCAACTATTTTGTAAACAAACTCCATTTTCTATCCTGAAATCAAAAACCCTAAAGATAAGCAATTTCaactttaattttgaaaatatttattgaTTTACAAAAATAATCAACAAAGAGCATATTCTATCTACTTCGAACTCAATTTCATTTTCATGATTTTTGTAATCGAAATAACGTTAGATCTTAACCCTAATTTTTCATACTCAGACATAAACGGTGAACAGTTTtagcaaataaaatttaaatccctttttttttttaacataactCTTAAAACTGAGACACaagagaataagaataagaacacTAACTTACAAGAAATGGCGGCAATCGCTGAAAAGAGTATGTTACACAGAGAGAAAGACtgaggattttattttggttcaaTATCACCGAATTATGTATCCTCAAACTCAAACCTTAACTttgagtaaataaaataaaataaatctcaaatcaGCATAAAatacttaatttattttagtaaaGTTTCTTAATGGTTATACCCTCTTTTATTTATGGCTTAATTATAGTTTTACTCCTTcaatttaattctttatttagTATTGGTTCCATAAATAATTTATGTAATTTTTATGTCCTATAATTATATTTAGTTAGAAtatacttttaaaattttaaatattgtcTTAGGTTAATTTAGAGCTATCTCACGCGGATAAGTGAGAAGGGGGAAAGTGAGAAGCCCTCTATGTGGTGTTTGCGTAAAAATGATATTGGATCTTCTCAACCTTAGAATTGAGATAGTTATAGTAGCTCTTGTGCCTGGGTCTCTGGTTTTTAGAAAGTAATGGTCGCTTCCAAGAGAGTGTATGAATTGGGCAATTGATTTCCTATTATCTATAGGAGCATGGTTAGTTTTCCTCTTAATCTTTTTTTTCACCATTGTGAAACAGAGACATATCACTTTCCATATTCTCACGTTTTGTGCGAGTTATCTAAGAAACAAACAACATATCTGGGGAATGGGTGTCTCATCCAAATGATGGACGCTCGAACTAATAAATGGGCGATCAGGAAGTCGTGTTGGACGATACATTACACCCATCCCCTCCCACGACGCCTCTTACGGTCCCTTTACATATATACCATTACACAGTCCCATAAGCACGAGGCTTAGAAAGGACGAAGTGATTTAGTCTTGTTTCTCCTCTCCTTGTCTTGATGAAACCCTCAAATAAAAGGTTAGTCACTCGTATATGGGGTGAGTCCCTTATGTATGAGGCAAGTCTGACATATGTCTCAAGGTGTCAATGATGTGATTCATACGCCAACTGAGGGAGATCAAACCCTTGTCAACTGAGGGGAATCAAACGTCAATTGAGGGAAAGCAAACTTCATTTGAGAGAAAACATGTGTTGCATTGAATGCAGTCGATGATGATTTTCCTCGGGAAGCCAATTTTAGTGTTACTCCTTATGCGTGTCTTTGACATGGGGAACCTTTCCCTTTTCTTGTAACTGTTGAAATGCCTAGTGTGACGGTCGTTTACCCCTACGACTGGACTTTTCCTCCCTATAAACAGATTTTGACTTTCCTCTCTTAATCTTTTATGCACCATTTCCTTCCAAACTTGCATCCATATAGTTAAGAGCTCTAATAAGTGCAAAACACATTCATTTCACAAGTTCTTGATTGTGATTGCAGGTATGACTCTGTTCTTTATTCGCTCCCTCTATTCTTATTAGATTTTATAACGTTTAAGGAGTGGTTGCGCACTAACATAGTAAATTAGGCCTCTAGATCCGTGAGAACCCTGGTAGTTATGATAGTGACTTTATTGCTCTTCGTGTTCTTATTAAGAAGCGATGGCTAAAGAAATTTCTAAGCATTTCAACATTCAAGACTTACCGTCTCTATATTCTAATGAGGAGAATATCATTGTTTATCGGCAGAAAATCAGACTTTCCAATACCGAACATGAGGAAGATGTTTTTTTGGAACCATGTTACGAGGGGAAGGGCCCTAAACTGGTTCTAAGTAGGATAGATGAATACTTGAGTGAGTTTATGGTTGAGAAAATCCTTGCTTCGAGGTCCATTATTCTTTACATTGTGTTGTATTTTTCTCGTTACTTTTTTGTAGAAAAATTGTCTACAACTCCACTAGCTGAGAGGAAGGAGCGTCGTGGTCAGGAAGAAGGCCAAACTCCAATCGACGAATAACCCTAAGTGTCGGCCAAGCATCCTAATAACAATGGACAAAAATGTCTGGCGAGGATCATACCTAGGGTGATGCCTGCCCCCCTAAAATCCAAAAACAAGGAGAGGGTTCTTCACATGTTCCAAAAGATGGTTAGATAACAGCTACTGAGAAAGATAGGGTTAAGGGGGATTCCTTGCCAGCAAAGGATAGTTATCATCCCAACCTTTTTTGGAGTGATccttctgcaaatcaaattagattaaATCATATCTAATCAAATCTTCAAATGCAATGCAAAAAGTTTTGACATCCAATCAAGCAAATCAGATATTATATCAGCTTTGAAACAAATCTTAAgagaatccaatcttcaatgtgCTACTTGATCCACAAAGCAAATCTTATGGTATAATAGAAACAGTTCTTCCATAAATAGAAACAACACAGGGTGCAATGTCGTAGCAACATGTCACGACATCTTGTCAACATCTTGTTGAACTTATTATTTTTACCAAAATGCAGCCAATAAGCAAAAACATAACATTAGGAataaatacccttaagaaccagCAATCTATAGAGATGAAATAAGTTGTTACAATGTTAATTAAGGCAATCAAATGAACTAGATATCACACTCTAATTCCTAGCATGTTTTTCTcgtattattttctattttataaaattttctcttattttactctttcacaacaaaaacaaactctAAACCTTTCAATTACTTTTGTTTAACTGAATTAAGGCTCGAACCGTATATTATCAcgtagtccttgagatcgatattctgGGATTTCCCAATATTACTACATTGGCAGATTAGTACACTTGTTAATTTACCGACCACTCACCAGTTTTTGAAAATCTCTCTTGGATTACTTCCATTGGCTCATAATAGCTATACTTGATTATAAACCTTCAACACAATATCATCATCAAACCGAATCCTTTTCTAGTGAGTGTAAAATTCATCCATACATATTGgtttatcaaacttcatcttctttgaAATTAAACAAGCACTTGGAAGACCATACATCTTCCTAAGTAAACAACAACACTTTGACCATCTTAACCTGTTTTATGTGCTTGCCTTGCTTCGTGAAATATAAAATCTAATATTGTTTGAGATATGTTACCAACCAACTATGAATAAAGGATGTTATCTTCGAATCAGTGTTCTAACACAGTAATGCTCTTACAGATGTTTGTATCTTATTATGTTGGTTTCAGAGCATTTGGTTCACGATGTCCCAATCTTGAAAAAAACCACCTTTGCTATTTCCCAACTAATTATATAGTGTCGCATATGCAGATTCAATTCAGTTAGTTGTTGTATTGCCAAGGTTTCTAACCTGATTGGTTCAGGCACAAACAATCTTCTCCTTCACCTGGTCCCAAATAGTACTCTTAACATGTTTCAGGAAATATAAATATCTCACACACACTCTCCTAAAATGCATTACAAATTCGAAATATAACTCTTTCATGGAAGAATTTATTATTTAAGTCCATGCATCCATTATCTTTTCCAACACCACACAAGGTTTGACTATTTTTTTCCATCTTCACCTTTGATTTGTTTGATGCCTACCATAGGTTTTAGTCGACTTCtcacattttttgttatatgatacTTACGAAGTAATGCATACAATGTAGGAAATATCGTTGCAACCGAATTCATTAGTGTCATGTCGCTATCAGTGACAGTTATATTTGGCATGTTTTCTTGGTCCTTCAACATAGTTTCACTCATTTCCTACACCCTTATAACATTTTTTTCAAACCCACAAATGCAAAACCGACTAAAAATGTCATCTCTATAGAAATAACACCAACAATTTCCAGGAGTGAAAGTATATACTTTTTGTTTTATATGTTGAATCAATTATGAAGACAACGAAAATTGTTTTGAACAACTTGAAGAAATtaggatgagtccaaaatatatctTAAGTTGTGACTTTATTCTCACAAACTTTGTACCTAGAAACATATATGTCATCCTCCAAAAGCTTCAACATTTGTTGCATTTATGATCTTGAACCTTTTACTGTCTTATTGTTTTGGGCACGCACATTGTATACttgtttgatatttgaaacatTTTAAGGTTTTTTCCGTTTCATAGTTACAAGTATGTTTTTCGGCACCGTCATGTTTAATGTCTTGTTCAAAACAAGTTCCTTCTCCTCTGGAATAAGGCGACATACAATGGAATAACAAACTAGCTTGTCACTCAAGACATGATTATGTATATCAGAAACCACATTAAATTTCCATGTATCAATCGCCTTGCGACATCCGTACAATGCAAACAGACACTCACATTTTCTCGATCTAGTGTCATCAAATTTCAACTTCCTACTCAGTGGTTGGTACGTGCTACTTCTTTCACATCTCATTGTTAAAAATGTATGTCTTCTATAATAACCATTGTTAGACCTTCCAATTATAATGCCAAATCCAAATTTCCCAGCCTTCAAGCAGATCCCTTGTAACATATGTTCATGAATAATAAACACttgtttatttgtaaattattcATGGACATCTACCTCAACAACAACCGGTCCAGGACCCGGTTTAACACCACCATTCACTTCATCtggtttaacatcattattcactTCATCCGATTTAACATCCATATTCATAGTAGCTTTGAGAAATATATCTGGGTGCACCATATCTAATACCAAAAATAAcagaaaaacaaatttaaaattcaaagtttcAGGCACATCCGGAGATTCATATCCAAAATAAATGAACTAAGTctggagatgcata encodes:
- the LOC131644368 gene encoding uncharacterized protein LOC131644368 isoform X2 — protein: MEFVYKIVDIAKRASDNNTVINVGLFSSFALLGLRSWNQQNTVEALEAEKESLTKSNKSIRKTLWDWKQQLYAEAATDSAPVPLERLQAIYGEALPPQQSAFGDTASKDANLPAPTKMMI